In Vespa velutina chromosome 1, iVesVel2.1, whole genome shotgun sequence, the following proteins share a genomic window:
- the LOC124957325 gene encoding kelch-like protein 10 isoform X1 has product MDVDMSDSNATNEECNTSTQRLIAESGGRCMSTQAMQSLYDFRQNNLLCDAVLRLEDGGVFPIHRAILSACSTYFRALFTTTLHSREKTDILLPGVTSEMMNLLLEYAYLRSLDVNRDNVCELLVTADYLSILGVLEICCEFLRQNLAPENCIGIMRFAREHFCKGLENDAYRYVMRHFVQVAQKSNEVLDLPIEELSRLIGADELNVKSEETVWELVLKWINHDPDARKGHIVELMQNIRLGLLNTQFFLENVKDHSYVVGNDACRPIIIETLKFLYDLEMITQKDGEIPTPEIARPRVPHEILFAIGGWSGGNATNFIETYDTRADRWVKVEEVDPSGPRAYHGTAVVGFNIYVIGGFNGLDYFNSCRCFNAVTKVWREVAPMNARRCYVSVAVLNDLVYAMGGYDGYHRQNTAERYNYRTNQWSLIAPMNVQRSDASATTLNGRHFRIFLLFFFSLFFIFFFSFFLFSLSFSCSTANNKSFPPYEEHKIYITGGFNGNECINSAEVYDPETNQWTMIAAMRSRRSGVSCIAYHGYVYVIGGFNGISRMCTGEKYNPTTNTWSSIPDMYNPRSNFAIEVIDDMIFSIGGYNGVTTIYQVECYDEKTNEWYEATDMNIYRSALSVCVIMGLPNVYDYIHKHRERLMEEKRQKLLALEVHRIQHQQQQQQQHEHIHQQNQQMILNIPSPPPMPQNNDENNNIRSNE; this is encoded by the exons ATGGACGTGGATATGAGCGATAGCAATGCCACCAATGAAGAATGTAACACGAGTACCCAACGATTGATCGCTGAAAGTGGTGGCCGATGTATGAGTACTCAAGCGATGCAATCGCTTTATGATTTTCGTCAGAATAATCTATTATGCGACGCCGTATTGAGATTAGAAGATGGCGGAGTATTTCCAATACACCGTGCGATCCTGTCCGCGTGCAGTACGTACTTCAG AGCACTATTCACTACGACATTGCACTCTCGAGAAAAGACCGATATACTTTTGCCAGGTGTCACCAGTGAAATGATGAATTTGTTATTGGAATATGCTTATCTTCGTTCGCTCGACGTTAATCGAGATAACGTTTGCGAGTTATTAGTTACGGCCGATTATTTAAGTATTCTCGGTGTTCTTGAAATTTGTTGTGAATTTCTTCGACAAAATTTAGCACCGGAAAATTGTATCGGTATAATGAGATTTGCCCGTGAACATTTTTGCAAGGGTTTGGAAAATGACGCTTATCGTTATGTCATGAGACATTTCGTTCAG GTAGCTCAGAAAAGCAATGAGGTACTTGATTTACCGATAGAAGAACTTTCGAGATTGATAGGGGCCGACGAGTTAAACGTAAAGAGCGAAGAGACAGTATGGGAGCTTGTACTTAAATGGATCAATCACGATCCAGATGCTAGAAAGGGTCATATAGTCGAGTTAATGCAAAATATACGTTTGGGCCTTTTAAACACGCaattttttttggaaaatgtTAAGGATCATTCTTACGTCGTTGGAAACGATGCCTGTCGACCGATCATCATAGAAACTctcaaatttttatacgacTTGGAAATGATCACGCAAAAGGACGGAGAAATTCCTACGCCAGAAATAGCACGTCCTAGAGTACCCCATGAAATTCTTTTCGCTATAGGCGGATGGAGCGGCGGTAATGctacaaattttattgaaacgtATGACACAAGAGCCGATCGTTGGGTCAAG GTCGAAGAAGTGGATCCAAGTGGTCCACGAGCTTATCACGGAACTGCAGTAGTCGGTTTCAATATATACGTGATCGGTGGTTTCAACGGTTTGGATTATTTTAACAGCTGTCGTTGTTTCAATGCAGTTACTAAAGTCTGGCGAGAGGTTGCACCCATGAATGCCAGAAG ATGTTATGTCAGTGTGGCTGTATTGAACGATTTGGTTTATGCTATGGGTGGATACGATGGATACCATAGACAGAATACCGCCGAACGATATAATTATCGAACGAATCAATGGTCCTTGATTGCGCCAATGAACGTCCAGAGATCCGACGCAAGTGCAACTACTTTGAATGGTAGAcactttagaatttttttattatttttcttttctctcttttttattttttttttttctttctttcttttttctctctccttttcttgttCCACAGCAAACAATAAATCTTTTCCCCCATACGAAGAAC acAAAATCTATATTACCGGTGGTTTCAATGGAAACGAGTGTATCAATTCAGCTGAAGTTTATGATCCAGAAACAAATCAATGGACGATGATAGCCGCAATGAGATCTCGTAGAAGCGGTGTATCATGTATAGCTTATCATGGCTATGTATATGTTATTG GGGGTTTCAATGGTATATCAAGAATGTGTACTGGCGAAAAATATAATCCTACTACTAACACTTGGAGTTCTATACCAGACATGTATAATCCTCGTAGTAATTTTGCGATTGAAGTGATCGATGACATGATCTTTTCCATCGGTGGATACAACGGTGTAACAACAATTTATCAGGTTGAGTGTTACGACGAAAAAACCAACGAGTG GTATGAAGCAACCGACATGAACATATATCGATCAGCTTTGTCTGTATGCGTTATTATGGGATTGCCGAACGTTTATGATTACATTCATAAGCATCGTGAAAGATTGATGGAAGAGAAACGACAAAAATTATTGGCCCTTGAAGTACATCGTATTCagcatcaacaacaacaacaacaacaacatgaACATATACATCAACAGAATCAACAGATGATTCTTAATATACCATCGCCACCACCGATGCCACAAAacaatgatgaaaataataacattcgaTCAAATGAATGA
- the LOC124957325 gene encoding kelch-like protein 10 isoform X5: MDVDMSDSNATNEECNTSTQRLIAESGGRCMSTQAMQSLYDFRQNNLLCDAVLRLEDGGVFPIHRAILSACSTYFRALFTTTLHSREKTDILLPGVTSEMMNLLLEYAYLRSLDVNRDNVCELLVTADYLSILGVLEICCEFLRQNLAPENCIGIMRFAREHFCKGLENDAYRYVMRHFVQVAQKSNEVLDLPIEELSRLIGADELNVKSEETVWELVLKWINHDPDARKGHIVELMQNIRLGLLNTQFFLENVKDHSYVVGNDACRPIIIETLKFLYDLEMITQKDGEIPTPEIARPRVPHEILFAIGGWSGGNATNFIETYDTRADRWVKVEEVDPSGPRAYHGTAVVGFNIYVIGGFNGLDYFNSCRCFNAVTKVWREVAPMNARRCYVSVAVLNDLVYAMGGYDGYHRQNTAERYNYRTNQWSLIAPMNVQRSDASATTLNGRHFRIFLLFFFSLFFIFFFSFFLFSLSFSCSTANNKSFPPYEEHKIYITGGFNGNECINSAEVYDPETNQWTMIAAMRSRRSGVSCIAYHGYVYVIGGFNGISRMCTGEKYNPTTNTWSSIPDMYNPRSNFAIEVIDDMIFSIGGYNGVTTIYQV, translated from the exons ATGGACGTGGATATGAGCGATAGCAATGCCACCAATGAAGAATGTAACACGAGTACCCAACGATTGATCGCTGAAAGTGGTGGCCGATGTATGAGTACTCAAGCGATGCAATCGCTTTATGATTTTCGTCAGAATAATCTATTATGCGACGCCGTATTGAGATTAGAAGATGGCGGAGTATTTCCAATACACCGTGCGATCCTGTCCGCGTGCAGTACGTACTTCAG AGCACTATTCACTACGACATTGCACTCTCGAGAAAAGACCGATATACTTTTGCCAGGTGTCACCAGTGAAATGATGAATTTGTTATTGGAATATGCTTATCTTCGTTCGCTCGACGTTAATCGAGATAACGTTTGCGAGTTATTAGTTACGGCCGATTATTTAAGTATTCTCGGTGTTCTTGAAATTTGTTGTGAATTTCTTCGACAAAATTTAGCACCGGAAAATTGTATCGGTATAATGAGATTTGCCCGTGAACATTTTTGCAAGGGTTTGGAAAATGACGCTTATCGTTATGTCATGAGACATTTCGTTCAG GTAGCTCAGAAAAGCAATGAGGTACTTGATTTACCGATAGAAGAACTTTCGAGATTGATAGGGGCCGACGAGTTAAACGTAAAGAGCGAAGAGACAGTATGGGAGCTTGTACTTAAATGGATCAATCACGATCCAGATGCTAGAAAGGGTCATATAGTCGAGTTAATGCAAAATATACGTTTGGGCCTTTTAAACACGCaattttttttggaaaatgtTAAGGATCATTCTTACGTCGTTGGAAACGATGCCTGTCGACCGATCATCATAGAAACTctcaaatttttatacgacTTGGAAATGATCACGCAAAAGGACGGAGAAATTCCTACGCCAGAAATAGCACGTCCTAGAGTACCCCATGAAATTCTTTTCGCTATAGGCGGATGGAGCGGCGGTAATGctacaaattttattgaaacgtATGACACAAGAGCCGATCGTTGGGTCAAG GTCGAAGAAGTGGATCCAAGTGGTCCACGAGCTTATCACGGAACTGCAGTAGTCGGTTTCAATATATACGTGATCGGTGGTTTCAACGGTTTGGATTATTTTAACAGCTGTCGTTGTTTCAATGCAGTTACTAAAGTCTGGCGAGAGGTTGCACCCATGAATGCCAGAAG ATGTTATGTCAGTGTGGCTGTATTGAACGATTTGGTTTATGCTATGGGTGGATACGATGGATACCATAGACAGAATACCGCCGAACGATATAATTATCGAACGAATCAATGGTCCTTGATTGCGCCAATGAACGTCCAGAGATCCGACGCAAGTGCAACTACTTTGAATGGTAGAcactttagaatttttttattatttttcttttctctcttttttattttttttttttctttctttcttttttctctctccttttcttgttCCACAGCAAACAATAAATCTTTTCCCCCATACGAAGAAC acAAAATCTATATTACCGGTGGTTTCAATGGAAACGAGTGTATCAATTCAGCTGAAGTTTATGATCCAGAAACAAATCAATGGACGATGATAGCCGCAATGAGATCTCGTAGAAGCGGTGTATCATGTATAGCTTATCATGGCTATGTATATGTTATTG GGGGTTTCAATGGTATATCAAGAATGTGTACTGGCGAAAAATATAATCCTACTACTAACACTTGGAGTTCTATACCAGACATGTATAATCCTCGTAGTAATTTTGCGATTGAAGTGATCGATGACATGATCTTTTCCATCGGTGGATACAACGGTGTAACAACAATTTATCAG GTATGA
- the LOC124957325 gene encoding kelch-like protein 10 isoform X2, translated as MDVDMSDSNATNEECNTSTQRLIAESGGRCMSTQAMQSLYDFRQNNLLCDAVLRLEDGGVFPIHRAILSACSTYFRALFTTTLHSREKTDILLPGVTSEMMNLLLEYAYLRSLDVNRDNVCELLVTADYLSILGVLEICCEFLRQNLAPENCIGIMRFAREHFCKGLENDAYRYVMRHFVQVAQKSNEVLDLPIEELSRLIGADELNVKSEETVWELVLKWINHDPDARKGHIVELMQNIRLGLLNTQFFLENVKDHSYVVGNDACRPIIIETLKFLYDLEMITQKDGEIPTPEIARPRVPHEILFAIGGWSGGNATNFIETYDTRADRWVKVEEVDPSGPRAYHGTAVVGFNIYVIGGFNGLDYFNSCRCFNAVTKVWREVAPMNARRCYVSVAVLNDLVYAMGGYDGYHRQNTAERYNYRTNQWSLIAPMNVQRSDASATTLNANNKSFPPYEEHKIYITGGFNGNECINSAEVYDPETNQWTMIAAMRSRRSGVSCIAYHGYVYVIGGFNGISRMCTGEKYNPTTNTWSSIPDMYNPRSNFAIEVIDDMIFSIGGYNGVTTIYQVECYDEKTNEWYEATDMNIYRSALSVCVIMGLPNVYDYIHKHRERLMEEKRQKLLALEVHRIQHQQQQQQQHEHIHQQNQQMILNIPSPPPMPQNNDENNNIRSNE; from the exons ATGGACGTGGATATGAGCGATAGCAATGCCACCAATGAAGAATGTAACACGAGTACCCAACGATTGATCGCTGAAAGTGGTGGCCGATGTATGAGTACTCAAGCGATGCAATCGCTTTATGATTTTCGTCAGAATAATCTATTATGCGACGCCGTATTGAGATTAGAAGATGGCGGAGTATTTCCAATACACCGTGCGATCCTGTCCGCGTGCAGTACGTACTTCAG AGCACTATTCACTACGACATTGCACTCTCGAGAAAAGACCGATATACTTTTGCCAGGTGTCACCAGTGAAATGATGAATTTGTTATTGGAATATGCTTATCTTCGTTCGCTCGACGTTAATCGAGATAACGTTTGCGAGTTATTAGTTACGGCCGATTATTTAAGTATTCTCGGTGTTCTTGAAATTTGTTGTGAATTTCTTCGACAAAATTTAGCACCGGAAAATTGTATCGGTATAATGAGATTTGCCCGTGAACATTTTTGCAAGGGTTTGGAAAATGACGCTTATCGTTATGTCATGAGACATTTCGTTCAG GTAGCTCAGAAAAGCAATGAGGTACTTGATTTACCGATAGAAGAACTTTCGAGATTGATAGGGGCCGACGAGTTAAACGTAAAGAGCGAAGAGACAGTATGGGAGCTTGTACTTAAATGGATCAATCACGATCCAGATGCTAGAAAGGGTCATATAGTCGAGTTAATGCAAAATATACGTTTGGGCCTTTTAAACACGCaattttttttggaaaatgtTAAGGATCATTCTTACGTCGTTGGAAACGATGCCTGTCGACCGATCATCATAGAAACTctcaaatttttatacgacTTGGAAATGATCACGCAAAAGGACGGAGAAATTCCTACGCCAGAAATAGCACGTCCTAGAGTACCCCATGAAATTCTTTTCGCTATAGGCGGATGGAGCGGCGGTAATGctacaaattttattgaaacgtATGACACAAGAGCCGATCGTTGGGTCAAG GTCGAAGAAGTGGATCCAAGTGGTCCACGAGCTTATCACGGAACTGCAGTAGTCGGTTTCAATATATACGTGATCGGTGGTTTCAACGGTTTGGATTATTTTAACAGCTGTCGTTGTTTCAATGCAGTTACTAAAGTCTGGCGAGAGGTTGCACCCATGAATGCCAGAAG ATGTTATGTCAGTGTGGCTGTATTGAACGATTTGGTTTATGCTATGGGTGGATACGATGGATACCATAGACAGAATACCGCCGAACGATATAATTATCGAACGAATCAATGGTCCTTGATTGCGCCAATGAACGTCCAGAGATCCGACGCAAGTGCAACTACTTTGAATG CAAACAATAAATCTTTTCCCCCATACGAAGAAC acAAAATCTATATTACCGGTGGTTTCAATGGAAACGAGTGTATCAATTCAGCTGAAGTTTATGATCCAGAAACAAATCAATGGACGATGATAGCCGCAATGAGATCTCGTAGAAGCGGTGTATCATGTATAGCTTATCATGGCTATGTATATGTTATTG GGGGTTTCAATGGTATATCAAGAATGTGTACTGGCGAAAAATATAATCCTACTACTAACACTTGGAGTTCTATACCAGACATGTATAATCCTCGTAGTAATTTTGCGATTGAAGTGATCGATGACATGATCTTTTCCATCGGTGGATACAACGGTGTAACAACAATTTATCAGGTTGAGTGTTACGACGAAAAAACCAACGAGTG GTATGAAGCAACCGACATGAACATATATCGATCAGCTTTGTCTGTATGCGTTATTATGGGATTGCCGAACGTTTATGATTACATTCATAAGCATCGTGAAAGATTGATGGAAGAGAAACGACAAAAATTATTGGCCCTTGAAGTACATCGTATTCagcatcaacaacaacaacaacaacaacatgaACATATACATCAACAGAATCAACAGATGATTCTTAATATACCATCGCCACCACCGATGCCACAAAacaatgatgaaaataataacattcgaTCAAATGAATGA
- the LOC124957325 gene encoding kelch-like protein 10 isoform X4, protein MMNLLLEYAYLRSLDVNRDNVCELLVTADYLSILGVLEICCEFLRQNLAPENCIGIMRFAREHFCKGLENDAYRYVMRHFVQVAQKSNEVLDLPIEELSRLIGADELNVKSEETVWELVLKWINHDPDARKGHIVELMQNIRLGLLNTQFFLENVKDHSYVVGNDACRPIIIETLKFLYDLEMITQKDGEIPTPEIARPRVPHEILFAIGGWSGGNATNFIETYDTRADRWVKVEEVDPSGPRAYHGTAVVGFNIYVIGGFNGLDYFNSCRCFNAVTKVWREVAPMNARRCYVSVAVLNDLVYAMGGYDGYHRQNTAERYNYRTNQWSLIAPMNVQRSDASATTLNGRHFRIFLLFFFSLFFIFFFSFFLFSLSFSCSTANNKSFPPYEEHKIYITGGFNGNECINSAEVYDPETNQWTMIAAMRSRRSGVSCIAYHGYVYVIGGFNGISRMCTGEKYNPTTNTWSSIPDMYNPRSNFAIEVIDDMIFSIGGYNGVTTIYQVECYDEKTNEWYEATDMNIYRSALSVCVIMGLPNVYDYIHKHRERLMEEKRQKLLALEVHRIQHQQQQQQQHEHIHQQNQQMILNIPSPPPMPQNNDENNNIRSNE, encoded by the exons ATGATGAATTTGTTATTGGAATATGCTTATCTTCGTTCGCTCGACGTTAATCGAGATAACGTTTGCGAGTTATTAGTTACGGCCGATTATTTAAGTATTCTCGGTGTTCTTGAAATTTGTTGTGAATTTCTTCGACAAAATTTAGCACCGGAAAATTGTATCGGTATAATGAGATTTGCCCGTGAACATTTTTGCAAGGGTTTGGAAAATGACGCTTATCGTTATGTCATGAGACATTTCGTTCAG GTAGCTCAGAAAAGCAATGAGGTACTTGATTTACCGATAGAAGAACTTTCGAGATTGATAGGGGCCGACGAGTTAAACGTAAAGAGCGAAGAGACAGTATGGGAGCTTGTACTTAAATGGATCAATCACGATCCAGATGCTAGAAAGGGTCATATAGTCGAGTTAATGCAAAATATACGTTTGGGCCTTTTAAACACGCaattttttttggaaaatgtTAAGGATCATTCTTACGTCGTTGGAAACGATGCCTGTCGACCGATCATCATAGAAACTctcaaatttttatacgacTTGGAAATGATCACGCAAAAGGACGGAGAAATTCCTACGCCAGAAATAGCACGTCCTAGAGTACCCCATGAAATTCTTTTCGCTATAGGCGGATGGAGCGGCGGTAATGctacaaattttattgaaacgtATGACACAAGAGCCGATCGTTGGGTCAAG GTCGAAGAAGTGGATCCAAGTGGTCCACGAGCTTATCACGGAACTGCAGTAGTCGGTTTCAATATATACGTGATCGGTGGTTTCAACGGTTTGGATTATTTTAACAGCTGTCGTTGTTTCAATGCAGTTACTAAAGTCTGGCGAGAGGTTGCACCCATGAATGCCAGAAG ATGTTATGTCAGTGTGGCTGTATTGAACGATTTGGTTTATGCTATGGGTGGATACGATGGATACCATAGACAGAATACCGCCGAACGATATAATTATCGAACGAATCAATGGTCCTTGATTGCGCCAATGAACGTCCAGAGATCCGACGCAAGTGCAACTACTTTGAATGGTAGAcactttagaatttttttattatttttcttttctctcttttttattttttttttttctttctttcttttttctctctccttttcttgttCCACAGCAAACAATAAATCTTTTCCCCCATACGAAGAAC acAAAATCTATATTACCGGTGGTTTCAATGGAAACGAGTGTATCAATTCAGCTGAAGTTTATGATCCAGAAACAAATCAATGGACGATGATAGCCGCAATGAGATCTCGTAGAAGCGGTGTATCATGTATAGCTTATCATGGCTATGTATATGTTATTG GGGGTTTCAATGGTATATCAAGAATGTGTACTGGCGAAAAATATAATCCTACTACTAACACTTGGAGTTCTATACCAGACATGTATAATCCTCGTAGTAATTTTGCGATTGAAGTGATCGATGACATGATCTTTTCCATCGGTGGATACAACGGTGTAACAACAATTTATCAGGTTGAGTGTTACGACGAAAAAACCAACGAGTG GTATGAAGCAACCGACATGAACATATATCGATCAGCTTTGTCTGTATGCGTTATTATGGGATTGCCGAACGTTTATGATTACATTCATAAGCATCGTGAAAGATTGATGGAAGAGAAACGACAAAAATTATTGGCCCTTGAAGTACATCGTATTCagcatcaacaacaacaacaacaacaacatgaACATATACATCAACAGAATCAACAGATGATTCTTAATATACCATCGCCACCACCGATGCCACAAAacaatgatgaaaataataacattcgaTCAAATGAATGA
- the LOC124957325 gene encoding kelch-like protein 10 isoform X3, giving the protein MDVDMSDSNATNEECNTSTQRLIAESGGRCMSTQAMQSLYDFRQNNLLCDAVLRLEDGGVFPIHRAILSACSTYFRALFTTTLHSREKTDILLPGVTSEMMNLLLEYAYLRSLDVNRDNVCELLVTADYLSILGVLEICCEFLRQNLAPENCIGIMRFAREHFCKGLENDAYRYVMRHFVQVAQKSNEVLDLPIEELSRLIGADELNVKSEETVWELVLKWINHDPDARKGHIVELMQNIRLGLLNTQFFLENVKDHSYVVGNDACRPIIIETLKFLYDLEMITQKDGEIPTPEIARPRVPHEILFAIGGWSGGNATNFIETYDTRADRWVKVEEVDPSGPRAYHGTAVVGFNIYVIGGFNGLDYFNSCRCFNAVTKVWREVAPMNARRCYVSVAVLNDLVYAMGGYDGYHRQNTAERYNYRTNQWSLIAPMNVQRSDASATTLNDKIYITGGFNGNECINSAEVYDPETNQWTMIAAMRSRRSGVSCIAYHGYVYVIGGFNGISRMCTGEKYNPTTNTWSSIPDMYNPRSNFAIEVIDDMIFSIGGYNGVTTIYQVECYDEKTNEWYEATDMNIYRSALSVCVIMGLPNVYDYIHKHRERLMEEKRQKLLALEVHRIQHQQQQQQQHEHIHQQNQQMILNIPSPPPMPQNNDENNNIRSNE; this is encoded by the exons ATGGACGTGGATATGAGCGATAGCAATGCCACCAATGAAGAATGTAACACGAGTACCCAACGATTGATCGCTGAAAGTGGTGGCCGATGTATGAGTACTCAAGCGATGCAATCGCTTTATGATTTTCGTCAGAATAATCTATTATGCGACGCCGTATTGAGATTAGAAGATGGCGGAGTATTTCCAATACACCGTGCGATCCTGTCCGCGTGCAGTACGTACTTCAG AGCACTATTCACTACGACATTGCACTCTCGAGAAAAGACCGATATACTTTTGCCAGGTGTCACCAGTGAAATGATGAATTTGTTATTGGAATATGCTTATCTTCGTTCGCTCGACGTTAATCGAGATAACGTTTGCGAGTTATTAGTTACGGCCGATTATTTAAGTATTCTCGGTGTTCTTGAAATTTGTTGTGAATTTCTTCGACAAAATTTAGCACCGGAAAATTGTATCGGTATAATGAGATTTGCCCGTGAACATTTTTGCAAGGGTTTGGAAAATGACGCTTATCGTTATGTCATGAGACATTTCGTTCAG GTAGCTCAGAAAAGCAATGAGGTACTTGATTTACCGATAGAAGAACTTTCGAGATTGATAGGGGCCGACGAGTTAAACGTAAAGAGCGAAGAGACAGTATGGGAGCTTGTACTTAAATGGATCAATCACGATCCAGATGCTAGAAAGGGTCATATAGTCGAGTTAATGCAAAATATACGTTTGGGCCTTTTAAACACGCaattttttttggaaaatgtTAAGGATCATTCTTACGTCGTTGGAAACGATGCCTGTCGACCGATCATCATAGAAACTctcaaatttttatacgacTTGGAAATGATCACGCAAAAGGACGGAGAAATTCCTACGCCAGAAATAGCACGTCCTAGAGTACCCCATGAAATTCTTTTCGCTATAGGCGGATGGAGCGGCGGTAATGctacaaattttattgaaacgtATGACACAAGAGCCGATCGTTGGGTCAAG GTCGAAGAAGTGGATCCAAGTGGTCCACGAGCTTATCACGGAACTGCAGTAGTCGGTTTCAATATATACGTGATCGGTGGTTTCAACGGTTTGGATTATTTTAACAGCTGTCGTTGTTTCAATGCAGTTACTAAAGTCTGGCGAGAGGTTGCACCCATGAATGCCAGAAG ATGTTATGTCAGTGTGGCTGTATTGAACGATTTGGTTTATGCTATGGGTGGATACGATGGATACCATAGACAGAATACCGCCGAACGATATAATTATCGAACGAATCAATGGTCCTTGATTGCGCCAATGAACGTCCAGAGATCCGACGCAAGTGCAACTACTTTGAATG acAAAATCTATATTACCGGTGGTTTCAATGGAAACGAGTGTATCAATTCAGCTGAAGTTTATGATCCAGAAACAAATCAATGGACGATGATAGCCGCAATGAGATCTCGTAGAAGCGGTGTATCATGTATAGCTTATCATGGCTATGTATATGTTATTG GGGGTTTCAATGGTATATCAAGAATGTGTACTGGCGAAAAATATAATCCTACTACTAACACTTGGAGTTCTATACCAGACATGTATAATCCTCGTAGTAATTTTGCGATTGAAGTGATCGATGACATGATCTTTTCCATCGGTGGATACAACGGTGTAACAACAATTTATCAGGTTGAGTGTTACGACGAAAAAACCAACGAGTG GTATGAAGCAACCGACATGAACATATATCGATCAGCTTTGTCTGTATGCGTTATTATGGGATTGCCGAACGTTTATGATTACATTCATAAGCATCGTGAAAGATTGATGGAAGAGAAACGACAAAAATTATTGGCCCTTGAAGTACATCGTATTCagcatcaacaacaacaacaacaacaacatgaACATATACATCAACAGAATCAACAGATGATTCTTAATATACCATCGCCACCACCGATGCCACAAAacaatgatgaaaataataacattcgaTCAAATGAATGA